Below is a genomic region from Amycolatopsis sp. 195334CR.
CGGCGTGCTTAACACATGCAAGTCGAACGATGAAGCCCTTCGGGGTGGATTAGTGGCGAACGGGTGAGTAACACGTGGGTAATCTGCCCTGTACTTTGGGATAAGCCCTGGAAACGGGGTCTAATACCGGATATGACTGCGCATCGCATGGTGTGTGGTGGAAAGCTCCGGCGGTATGGGATGAACCCGCGGCCTATCAGCTTGTTGGTGGGGTAATGGCCCACCAAGGCGACGACGGGTAGCCGGCCTGAGAGGGCGACCGGCCACACTGGGACTGAGACACGGCCCAGACTCCTACGGGAGGCAGCAGTGGGGAATATTGCACAATGGGCGCAAGCCTGATGCAGCGACGCCGCGTGAGGGATGACGGCCTTCGGGTTGTAAACCTCTTTCGACAGGGACGAAGGGTGACTGACGGTACCTGTAGAAGAAGCACCGGCTAACTACGTGCCAGCAGCCGCGGTAATACGTAGGGTGCGAGCGTTGTCCGGAATTATTGGGCGTAAAGAGCTCGTAGGCGGTTTGTCGCGTCGGCCGTGAAAACTGGAGGCTTAACCTTCAGCTTGCGGTCGATACGGGCAGACTTGAGTTCGGTAGGGGAGACTGGAATTCCTGGTGTAGCGGTGAAATGCGCAGATATCAGGAGGAACACCGGTGGCGAAGGCGGGTCTCTGGGCCGATACTGACGCTGAGGAGCGAAAGCGTGGGGAGCGAACAGGATTAGATACCCTGGTAGTCCACGCTGTAAACGTTGGGCGCTAGGTGTGGGCGACATTCCACGTTGTCCGTGCCGTAGCTAACGCATTAAGCGCCCCGCCTGGGGAGTACGGCCGCAAGGCTAAAACTCAAAGGAATTGACGGGGGCCCGCACAAGCGGCGGAGCATGTGGATTAATTCGATGCAACGCGAAGAACCTTACCTGGGCTTGACATGCGCCAGACATCCCTAGAGATAGGGCTTCCCTTGTGGTTGGTGTACAGGTGGTGCATGGCTGTCGTCAGCTCGTGTCGTGAGATGTTGGGTTAAGTCCCGCAACGAGCGCAACCCTTATCCTATGTTGCCAGCGGTTCGGCCGGGGACTCGTGGGAGACTGCCGGGGTCAACTCGGAGGAAGGTGGGGATGACGTCAAGTCATCATGCCCCTTATGTCCAGGGCTTCACACATGCTACAATGGCTGGTACAGAGGGCTGCGATACCGTGAGGTGGAGCGAATCCCTTAAAGCCGGTCTCAGTTCGGATCGCAGTCTGCAACTCGACTGCGTGAAGTCGGAGTCGCTAGTAATCGCAGATCAGCAACGCTGCGGTGAATACGTTCCCGGGCCTTGTACACACCGCCCGTCACGTCATGAAAGTCGGTAACACCCGAAGCCCATGGCCCAACCCTTCGGGGAGGGAGTGGTCGAAGGTGGGACTGGCGATTGGGACGAAGTCGTAACAAGGTAGCCGTACCGGAAGGTGCGGCTGGATCACCTCCTTTCTAAGGAGCAACACATCCCGGCCCATCGTGGTTGGGAGTGGCCAGGGTGTAAGTGCCGTACGTGTACTTGCCTTGGTTGCTCAAGGAATTGTGGAACTACTGGTTATGGTCGATGGCTGGGTGCCGGCGATGGTTAGTACTGCTCTTCGGAGCGTGGAACGCGGTCGTGGGTGCTGGGTTTGAGATTGTTTGCTGGCACGCTGTTGGGTCCTGAGGCAGCACGCTGGTGTTGTTTCTGGTGTGGTGTTTGAGAACTGTAGAGTGGATGCGAGCATCTTTGTGGTCAAGTTGTTAAGAGCACATGGTGGATGTCTAGGCATCAGGAGCCGATGAAGGACGTGGGAGGCTGCGATAAGCCTCGGGGAGCTGTCAACCGAGCTGAGATCCGAGGGTGTCCGAATGGGGAAACCCAGCACCAGTGATGTGGTGTTACCCGCACCTGAATATATAGGGTGTGTGGAGGGAACGCGGGGAAGTGAAACATCTCAGTACCCGTAGGAAGAGAAAACAACCGTGATTCCGTGAGTAGTGGCGAGCGAAAGCGGATGAGGCTAAACCGTGCGCATGTCAAGCTGTCAGGCGTTGTGTGTGCGGTGTTGTGGGACCTGTCTTCCAGAAACTGACATTTCTGGCGCGATGCTGCATGGTTAGTGGAATCACCTGGGATGGTGGACCGGAGTGGGTGAGAGTCCCGTACGCGAAAACTGTGTGGGTGTTGTGTGATGGTGTTCCCGAGTAGCAGCGAGCTCGTGGAATTTGCTGTGAATCTGCCGGGACCACCCGGTAAGCCTAAATACTTCCTGGTGACCGATAGCGGACTAGTACCGTGAGGGAAAGATGAAAAGTACCCCGGGAGGGGAGTGAAAGAGTACCTGAAACCGTGTGCTTACAAGCCGTCAGAGCCTTGTGAAGGGTGATGGCGTGCCTTTTGAAGAATGAGCCTGCGAGTTAGTGCTGCGTGGCGAGGTTAACCCGTGTGGGGTAGCCGTAGCGAAAGCGAGTCTGAATAGGGCGTTTGAGTCGCGTGGTCTAGACCCGAAGCGGAGTGATCTACCCATGGCCAGGGTGAAGCGCCGGTAAGACGGTGTGGAGGCCCGAACCCACTTAGGTTGAAAACTGAGGGGATGAGCTGTGGGTAGGGGTGAAAGGCCAATCAAACTCCGTGATAGCTGGTTCTCCCCGAAATGCATTTAGGTGCAGCGTCGCATGTTTCTTCTTGGGGGTAGAGCTACTGGATGGCCTAGGGGCCTTACCGGGTTACCGAAGTCAACCAAACTCCGAATACCGAGAAGTGAGAGTGCGGCAGTGAGACGGCGGGGGATAAGCTTCGTCGTCGAGAGGGAAACAGCCCAGAACACCAGCTAAGGCCCCTAAGTGTGTGCTCAGTGGGAAAGGATGTGGGATTGCCCAGACAACCAGGAGGTTGGCTTAGAAGCAGCCACCCTTGAAAGAGTGCGTAATAGCTCACTGGTCAAGTGGTCCTGCGCCGACAATGTAGCGGGGCTTAAGCACACCGCCGAAGCTGTGTCATTCATGCGATACATCGGCTTGAGCCTTCGGGTTCTTGTCTAGTGGTATGGATGGGTAGGGGAGCGTCCTGCATCCAGGGAAGCCGCGGTGTAAACCAGCGGTGGAGGGTGTGGGAGTGAGAATGCAGGCATGAGTAGCGAATGCAGAGTGAGAAACTCTGCCGCCGGATGACCAAGGGTTCCTGGGCCAGGCTAATCCGCCCAGGGTAAGTCGGGACCTAAGGCGAGGCCGACAGGCGTAGTCGATGGACAACGGGTTGATATTCCCGTACCCGAGCACGTGCGTCCCTGATGAGGCAGTTGATACTAACCACCCAAAGCGTGATGTGAAGTCTTCGGATGGAGCGTCATTGTGGAGCGTGGGGCCTGATTCTGTAGTAGTCAAGTGATGGGGTGACGCAGGAAGGTAGCTCCGCCAGTGAATGGTAGTACTGGTGTAAGCGTGTAGGCCGTCATGTAGGTAAATCCGCATGGCATGTAGGCTGAGACGTGATGCGTAGCCGATTGAGGTGAAGTAGAGTGATCCTATGCTGCCGAGAAAAGCCTCTAGCGAGTGCGTGCACGGCCCGTACCCCAAACCAACACAGGTGGTCAGGTAGAGAATACTAAGGCGATCGGGTGAACTGTGGTTAAGGAACTCGGCAAAATGCCCCCGTAACTTCGGGAGAAGGGGGGCCAAACATCCTGAAGCTTTTTACAGGCTAGGGGTGGGTGGCCGCAGAGACCAGCGGAAAGCGACTGTTTACTAAAAACACAGGTCCGTGCGAAGAAGTAATTCGATGTATACGGACTGACGCCTGCCCGGTGCTGGAACGTTAAGAGGACCGGTTAACTCCCTTTTGGGGGGTGAAGCTGAGAATTTAAGCGCCAGTAAACGGCGGTGGTAACTATAACCATCCTAAGGTAGCGAAATTCCTTGTCGGGTAAGTTCCGACCTGCACGAATGGCGTAACGACTTTCCGGCTGTCTCAACCACAGGCCCGGCGAAATTGCATTACGAGTAAAGATGCTCGTTACGCGCGGCAGGACGGAAAGACCCCGGGACCTTTACTATAGTTTGGTATTGGTTTTCGGTTCGGTTTGTGTAGGATAGGTGGGAGACTGTGAAGCGCTCACGCTAGTGGGTGTGGAGTCGTTGTTGAAATACCACTCTGGCCGGATTGGGAATCTGAACCTACGCCCATGATCTGGGTGAGGGACAGTGCCTGATGGGTAGTTTAACTGGGGCGGTTGCCTCCCAAAGAGTAACGGAGGCGCCCAAAGGTTCCCTCAGCCTGGTTGGCAATCAGGTGTTGAGTGTAAGTGCACAAGGGAGCTTGACTGTGAGACTGACAGGTCGAGCAGGGACGAAAGTCGGGACTAGTGATCCGGCACCACCTGGTGGAAGGGGTGTCGCTCAACGGATAAAAGGTACCCCGGGGATAACAGGCTGATCTTGCCCAAGAGTCCATATCGACGGCATGGTTTGGCACCTCGATGTCGGCTCGTCGCATCCTGGGGCCGGAGTAGGTCCCAAGGGTTGGGCTGTTCGCCCATTAAAGCGGCACGCGAGCTGGGTTTAGAACGTCGTGAGACAGTTCGGTCCCTATCCGCCGCGCGCGTAGGATACTTGCGGAAGGCTGTCCCTAGTACGAGAGGACCGGGACGGACGAACCTCTGGTATGCCAGTTGTCACGCCAGTGGCATGGCTGGTTAGCTACGTTCGGAAGGGATAACCGCTGAAGGCATCTAAGCGGGAAGCCTGTTCCTAGATGAGGTATCCCACCCCTTTGTGGGTTAAGGCCCCCAAGAGACGATTGGGTTGATAGGCCAGAAATGGAAGCGCAGTAATGTGTGGAGTTGACTGGTACTAATAGGCCGAGGACTTGCTACAAAGGTGCTTCGCATCCACTCTACGGCTCTGAAACACCACACCAGAGCACGTGTTACGACACTAGTGTGTTTGTTTCGTAGTGTTTCGGTGGTTATAGCGGCGGGGAAACGCCCGGTCCCATTCCGAACCCGGAAGCTAAGCCTGCCAGCGCCGATGGTACTGCACTCGAAGGGGTGTGGGAGAGTAGGACGCCGCCGAACTTAACGTGAGGAAGCGGGGTTCCAGTCCGAGAGGGCTGGGACCCCGCTTTCGTGCTGTTCAGGCCGTTGGGCACCGCGCCGGAGGGGCGGCGGACCCGGCCAGATACAGTTGTGTGCTGGCCCCCGTGTGGGCCTTTCCCACTTTCGAGGTCTCTGCTAGGAGGACAGGTGTCCGAGTTCGGTCGGCGCGATTCTGAGGACGACCGCGAGGCCGGTCGCCCGCGGCGGCGCGACTCGAGTCCCCGAGGCAAGCAACAAGGCGGCAGCCGAACCAGTGGTGGTGGTCGCCCCCAGCGCCAAGGCAGCCCCGACCGCGGCGGCTACAAGCCCCGCGAAGGCGGCAACTACAAACCCCGCGACGACCGGGGCAGCTTCAAACCCCGCGACGACCGGGGTGGCTACAAGCCGCGCGATGACCGCGGCGGTTACAAGTCCCGTGAGGGCGGCGGCTTCAAGCCGCGCGATGATCGCGGTGGGTTCAAGCCGCGTGAAGACCGGGGTGGCTACAAACCGCGCGAAGGCGGCAGCAACTTCAAGCCCCGCGAAGGCGGTGGCAGCTACAAACCCCGCGATGACCGCGGTGGCTTCAAGCCTCGCGACGATCGCGGCGGCTACAAGCCCCGCGAGGGTAGCGGCGGCTACAAACCCCGCGACGACCGCGGCGGCTACAAACCCCGCGACGACCGGGGCGGTTACAAGCCTCGTGACGATCGTGGTGGGTTCAAGCCTCGGGAGGACCGGGGTGGCTACAAGCCGCGTGAAGGTGGCGGCGGCTTCAAGTCCCGTGACGATCGAGGCGGGTACAAGCCGCGTGACGACCGGGGTGGTTTTAAGCCTCGCGAGGGTGGCTCGGACCGCGGTGACCGTGGCGGCTTCAAGCCCCGTGAGGACCGCGGCGGTTACAAGCCTCGCGATGATCGCGGTGGCTTCAAGCCGCGTGAGGACCGTGGCGGTTACAAGCCTCGGGAGGACCGGGGTGGCTACAAGCCTCGCGAAGGTGGTGACTCCAAGTCCCGTGAGGGTGGGGGTTACCAGTCGCGTGAAGGGGGCAAGCCGCGCGAAGACCGGGGTGCTAAGCCCCGTGAGGGTGGGTTCAAGGCCCGCGAGGGGGGCGGCAAGCCGCGCGAGGGGGGATTCGAGCGGGACCGTGGCTTCAAGCGGGACGATCGCGGCGGCTACAAGCCCCGCGAAGGGTTCAAGCCGCGTGGCCGTCGTGACGAGGAGATGGACGACGCCGCTCTGGCCAGGGAACTCCTCGAGGCGCCCGAACTCCCCGAGGACATCGAGTTCTCCGACCTCGACGAGGAAGCGCGCCGCGAGCTGCGCACCCTGCCCAAGGCGCTCGCCGAGACCGTGGGCAAGCACCTCGTCGCGGCCGGCGGGCTGATCGACACCGACCCCGACGCGGCCTTCGAGCACGCCAAGTACGCCAAGGCGAAAGCCTCCCGCGTCCCCATCGTGCGCGAAGCGCTCGGCCTCGTCGCCTACCACTCCGGCAAGTGGGCCGAGGCGCTCACCGAACTGCGCGCGGTCCGCCGGATGACGCGCAGCGACGCGCACATCGCGATCATCGCGGACTGCGAGCGGGCCCTCGGCCGTGCCGAGCGCGCGCTCGACCTGGCCAAGGAGGTCGATACCGGCCGCCTGTCCAAGGACGTGCAGATCGAGCTGAAGATCGTCACCGCCGGGGCGCGCCGCGACCTCGGGCAGCTCGACGCGGCCGTCGTCTCCCTGCAGGGCGAGGACCTCGACGCGCGCAAGCGCGAGCCGTGGAGCGCGCGCCTGTTCTACGCCTACGCCGACAACCTGCTCGCCGCCGGCCGCCGGGACGAGGCGGTCAGCTGGTTCCTCCACGCCGCCGAGGCCGACGACGACGATCTGACCGACGCCGCCGAGCGCGCCGCCGAGCTGGGGCAGGCCGAAGGTGAGTGACGCGCTGCTGGCGGCCTACGACTCACTGCTGTTCGACCTCGACGGCACGGTCTACCACGGCGCGCGGGTCATCCCCGGCGCACCGGAGGTGATCGGTGAGGCGCGGGCCGCCGGCACGGCGGTGCGGTTCGTCACGAACAACGCCTCCAAGGCCCCCGCCGCGGTCGCCGACCACCTCAACGGCATGGGCATCGACGCCCAGCCCGACGAGGTGCACACCAGCTCCCAGGCCGCCGCGAAGGTGCTCGCCGAGCGCCTCGCACCCCGGGCCCACGTGCTCGTCGTCGGCGCGCAGGCGCTGTGCGACGAGGTCGAAGCCGTCGGACTTCGACCGGTGCGCGAGCACTCCGACCAGGTCGAGGCCGTGGTCCAGGGCCACTCGCCGGACACCGGCTGGGCCAACCTCGCCGAAGCGTGCCTCGCGATCCGCGGTGGCGCGCTCTGGGTGGCCAGCAACGTCGACAAGACCCTCCCCGCCGAACGCGGCCTGCTGCCCGGCAACGGCTCGATGGTCGCCGCCCTGCGCAGCGCCACCGACCGCGAGCCGATCGTCGCGGGCAAGCCGGAGGCCCCGCTCATGCGGACCGCCGCCCAGGGCCGGGCGCTCGTCGTCGGGGACCGGCTCGACACCGACATCGCCGGTGCGGTGGCGGCCGGGCTCGACGCGCTGGTGGTGCTCACCGGCGTGGACACCCCGGCCAGCCTGATCGCCGCCATCCCGGCCGAGCGCGCGCGGTTCCTCGCCGCCGACATCACCGGCCTGCGCGACTCCGCCGAGGAGACGCGCATCGCGCCGAAGGCGGGCTGGGCGATCACCGCCGAGCACGGCGTCCTGCAGGTGCGGGCCGACGGCGGCAGCGATCCGGTCGACCTGCTGCGCGCGCTGTGCGCGACCGCGTGGGACACCGGCGCGACCGAGGTCAAGCCGCTCGACGACACCGCGAAGGGCGCGCTCAGCGAACTCGGCCTCATCGGTTAGCGTGGTGGGGTGCAGGAGCAGAACCACCCCGTCCCGCGGCCGCCGGGACAGCAGTCGCAGCCGCAGCCGATCGACCCGCGCGGCGGGATCGACGAGGCGGTGTCGGGGCTGACCGAGCTGGACCGGATCCCGCTCGCCGAGCACGTGGAGCGCTTCGACGCGGTGCACACCGAGCTGACCGTCGCGCTCTCCAGCATCGACAAGGTCTGAGTCCGATGGCCCGCAGGGCACGGCTCGACGCGGAGCTGGTGCGCCGCGGCCTCGCCCGCTCCCGTGAGCAGGCGAGTTCGCTGATCGCGCAGGGCAAGGTGAGCGTCGGCGGCATGGTCGCCACAAAACCCGCCACCGGTGTGGAGGCCGCCGCCGCGATCGTGGTGCGCGACGAGGACGACCCCGGCTGGGCTTCGCGGGGCGCGCACAAACTCCTGGGCGCCATCGAGGCGTTCGAATCCGGCGGCCTCATCGTCGAGGGCAGGCGCTGCCTGGACGCGGGCGCGTCCACCGGCGGGTTCACCGACGTGCTGCTGCGCGGGGGTGCCGCCCAGGTGGTCGCCGCCGACGTCGGCCGCGGCCTGCTCGACTGGCGCCTGCGCACCGACGAACGCGTGGTCGTGCTGGACAGGACGAATGTGCGGAACCTGACGCCCGAGCTGATCGGCGGCCAGGTCGACCTCGTGGTGGCGGACCTGTCGTTCATCTCGCTCAAGCTGGTGCTGCCCGCGCTCGCCGCGTGCGCGCGCCCCGGCGCGGATCTGCTGCCGATGGTCAAACCGCAGTTCGAGGTCGGCAAGGACCGGCTGGGCAGCGGTGGGGTCGTGCGCGATCCGGAACTGCGGGCCGAGGCGGTGCTGGCGGTGGCGGCCGCGGCGGCCGAGACCGGCCTGACCACCCGCGGGGTGGTCGCGAGCCCGTTGCCCGGCCCGTCCGGCAACGTCGAGTTCTTCATCTGGTTGCGGCGTGCCGCCGCTGAGTCGACCGTGGACGTGGACCAGCTGGTCCGCACCGCGGTCCAGGAGGGTCCTTCGTGACGCTTCGGCGTGAGGTTCTGCTCGTCGTCCACCCCGACCGCGACGCCACCGCGGGCGCGGCCCGCGAGGTCGCCGCGCAGCTGGCGGCCGCCGGCATCCGGCTGCGGGTGGCCGACGAGGAGGTCCGGCAGCTGGTCCAGGCCAACGGGCACGCCCCGGAGTGCACGGTGGTGGCCCCGGACGACGATCCGGCGGCCGGTACCGAGCTGGTGTTCGTGCTCGGCGGTGACGGGACCCTGCTGCGCGCGGCGGAACTGGCGCGCCCGGCCGGGGTGCCGGTGCTCGGGGTGAACCTCGGCCGCGTCGGCTTCCTCACCGAGGCCGACTCCGACGCGCTGGAGGAGACCGTGCGGCGCGTGGTCGAGGGCCACTACCGCGTCGAGGAACGGATGACCGTGGACGTCACGGTCGCCGTCGAAGGCGAGATCGTGGCCCGCACCTGGGCGCTCAACGAGGCCAGCGTGGAGCGCAGTTCGCGGGTGCGGATCCTGGACGCGCTGATCGAGGTCGACGGCCGCCCGGTGTCCTCGTTCGGCTGTGACGGCGTGCTGTGCGCGACCCCGACCGGGTCCACCGCCTACGCCTTCTCCGCCGGCGGCCCGATCATGTGGCCCGACGTGGAGGCGCTGCTGGTGGTGCCCAGCAACGCGCACGCGATGTTCTCCCGCCCGCTGGTGGTCTCGCGGAACTCGGTGATCACCGTCGGCATCGATCCCGAGGGCTCGACGGCGGTGCTGACCTGCGACGGGCTGCGGCACATCGAACTGCCGCGCGGGGCCAGGGTGCGCGTGGTGGCCGGCCGGGTGCCGGTGCGGCTGGCACGCCTGTGGGACGGCCCGTTCACCGACCGGCTGGTGCACAAGTTCGCGCTGCCGGTCAAGAGCTGGCGCGAGCGCGACCGCCACCAACCACGCTGACGGCCCGTTCGCGCGCTTTTCACCAGGAACTTCGCCGTTGTTGCGAGTGCCGGGCGCGCGTCGCCCGGACGGGGCACTACGGTTGGTGGCGTGCTGGCCGAGATGCGCATCCAGGGCCTCGGGGTCATCGAGGACGCCCTGCTCGAGTTGCACCCGGGATTCACCGTGGTCACCGGCGAGACCGGGGCGGGCAAGACCATGGTGGTCACCGGGCTGCACCTGCTCTCCGGAGGACGGGCGGAGGTGTCGAAGGTCCGCGTCGGTGCGGGGAAAGCGCTGGTCGAGGGCCGGTTCGAGGGCGTGACCGGCAAGGTCGCGCTGGACATCGTCGGCGACGCCGGTGCCGAGGTCGAGGACGGCGGCGGGGTGATCGCGCTGCGCTCGGTGGCCAGCGACGGCCGCTCGCGCGCCCACCTCGGCGGGCGCTCGGTGCCCGTCGGCGTGCTGGGCGACCTGTCCGAGCAGCTGCTGGCCGTGCACGGCCAGAACGACCAGCTGCGCCTGCTGCGCCCGGCCGAGCAGCGCGCGGTGATCGACCGGTTCGCCGGCGACGCCGTGGCCGCGCCGCTGGAGCAGTACCGGGCCGTCCGCGAGGAGTGGCAGGCGGTGGTCGCCGAGCTGAACGACCGCACCACGCGTTCGCGCGAGCTGGCCCAGCAGGCCGACATGCTGCGCCTCGGGCTGACCGAGATCAGCTCGGTGGAGCCGACCCCGGGCGAGGACACCGAGCTCACCGAGCAGATCAAGCGGCTGTCCGCGATCGACGAACTGCGGGCGACGGCCACCGAGGCGCACCACGCCGTGTCCGGCGCGCAGGACGGCGACCTGGAGGCGCCCGGCGCGCTCGGCCTGGTCGGCGAGGCGCAGCGGCGGCTGGCCGGTGCCGAGGACCAGGTCCTCCGCGACATGGAGCCGCGGCTGGCCGAGGCCGCCGTGCTGCTCGCCGACGTGGGCACCGAACTGGGCAGCTACCTCGAATCGCTGGAGGCCGACCCGGCGCGGCTGGAGCAGTCGCTGGCCCGGCAGGCTGACCTGAAGAAGCTGATCCGCAAGTACGCCGCCGACATCGACGGGGTGCTCGCCTGGGCCGAGGACGCCCGCGAGCGGCTGTCCACGATGGACACTTCGGAGGAGGCGCTGGCCGAGCTGGCCGCGCGCCGCGACGAACTGGCCAAGCAGCTCGGCGAGCACGCGGCGCGGCTCTCGGCCGCGCGCAAGGTGGCCGCGGGCGAGCTGGCCGGGGAGATCACCGCGGAGCTGGCCGGGCTGGCGATGGGCCAGGCGCAGATCGAGGTGACCGTCGGCGTGCGCGAGGTCGACGAGTCCGACCCGCACGCGCTCACCGTCGACGGGCGGAAGGTGCACGCCGGGCCGGACGGGGTGGACGAGGTCGAACTGCTGCTCCGCGCGCACAAGGGCGCGCCGCCGCTGCCGGTGCACAAGGCGGCCTCCGGCGGTGAGCTGTCCCGGGTGATGCTGGCCATCGAGGTGGTGCTGGCGCACGCGGACACCGTGCAGACGCTGGTGTTCGACGAGGTGGACGCCGGGGTCGGCGGCCGCGCGGCGGTGGAGATCGGCAGGCGGCTGGCCCGGCTGGCGACCAGCCACCAGGTGCTGGTGGTGACCCACCTGCCGCAGGTGGCCGCGTTCGCCGACCGCCACCTGGTGGTGGACAAGGGCATGTCCGACGGCATCACCCGCAGCGGGGTGAAGGTGCTGCAGCAGTCCGAGCGGGTGCTGGAACTGGCCCGCATGCTGGCCGGGATGGACGACACCGAGACCGGCCGGGCGCACGCCGAGGAACTGCTCGCCGCGGCCGACGCGGACAAGTACTCGTTCAGCAGGCTCCCGCGCGACGGCCGGAAAGGATCGAAGAAAAAGCGCACGAAATAGTGATCCCTCCCCGGCGCGGGGGATACCGAGGGTGAACCGCACACCGATCGTTGGATTCTCGAAATGCGTACCGGCGTGGCGGCCACCTTCTCACGTGCCCATTTGTCACCATCGGTCCCATGAAGCTCACCGGCTTGCTCTCGCGGAACGACGAAACCCGTCCCGGCGTGACCGGGGTGGCGCGGGTCGACCGGCGCACCAGGGAGTTGCTCCGCCGGATCTCCCCCGGTGACATCGCCGTGCTCGACCAGCTCGACCTGGACCGGGCGACCGCGGACGCGCTGGTGCGCGCGGAAGTGGCCGGGGTGGTCAACGCCTCGCCGTCGATTTCCGGCCGGTTTCCGAACCTGGGCCCGGAAATCCTGCTCGCCGCCGGGATCCCGCTGATCGATTCCGCCGGTGGCTCGGTGCTGCGCAACGTCAAGGACGGCAGCAAACTGCGCCTGCACGAGGACAGCGTCTACCTCGGTGAGCGCAAGGTCGCCTCGGGCACGCGGCAGACGCGGGAGAGCGTGGCCGACCAGATGATCGAGGCCAAGGCCGGGATGTCCACCCAGCTGGAAGCCTTCTCGGCGAACACGATCGAGTTCCTGCGCCGCGAGCGCACGCTGATCCTGGACGGGGTCGGCGTGCCGGAGCTGCGGTTGTCGCTGCGCGACCGGCACGTGCTGGTGGTGGCCGCGGGCAACGGGCACGCCGAGGACCTGAAGAAGCTGAAGAAGTACATCGGGGAGCACCGGCCGGTGCTGGTCGGGGTGGACGGCGGCGCGGACACGCTGATCGCGCAGGGCCACACGCCCGACGTGATCGTCGGCGACCCGCTGGGCATCGAGGCGGAAACGCTCAAGTGCGGGGCCGAGGTGGTGGTCCCGGCCCAACCGGACGGGCACGCGCCCGGGGTGGCCCGCATCCAGGACCTCGGCATCGGCGCGGTCACCTTCCCGGCCTCGGGCAACGCGGAGGACCTGGCCCTGCTGCTGGCCGACGCGCACGAGGCCAGCCTGGTGGTCA
It encodes:
- a CDS encoding HAD-IIA family hydrolase: MSDALLAAYDSLLFDLDGTVYHGARVIPGAPEVIGEARAAGTAVRFVTNNASKAPAAVADHLNGMGIDAQPDEVHTSSQAAAKVLAERLAPRAHVLVVGAQALCDEVEAVGLRPVREHSDQVEAVVQGHSPDTGWANLAEACLAIRGGALWVASNVDKTLPAERGLLPGNGSMVAALRSATDREPIVAGKPEAPLMRTAAQGRALVVGDRLDTDIAGAVAAGLDALVVLTGVDTPASLIAAIPAERARFLAADITGLRDSAEETRIAPKAGWAITAEHGVLQVRADGGSDPVDLLRALCATAWDTGATEVKPLDDTAKGALSELGLIG
- a CDS encoding TlyA family RNA methyltransferase, whose amino-acid sequence is MARRARLDAELVRRGLARSREQASSLIAQGKVSVGGMVATKPATGVEAAAAIVVRDEDDPGWASRGAHKLLGAIEAFESGGLIVEGRRCLDAGASTGGFTDVLLRGGAAQVVAADVGRGLLDWRLRTDERVVVLDRTNVRNLTPELIGGQVDLVVADLSFISLKLVLPALAACARPGADLLPMVKPQFEVGKDRLGSGGVVRDPELRAEAVLAVAAAAAETGLTTRGVVASPLPGPSGNVEFFIWLRRAAAESTVDVDQLVRTAVQEGPS
- a CDS encoding NAD kinase; the protein is MTLRREVLLVVHPDRDATAGAAREVAAQLAAAGIRLRVADEEVRQLVQANGHAPECTVVAPDDDPAAGTELVFVLGGDGTLLRAAELARPAGVPVLGVNLGRVGFLTEADSDALEETVRRVVEGHYRVEERMTVDVTVAVEGEIVARTWALNEASVERSSRVRILDALIEVDGRPVSSFGCDGVLCATPTGSTAYAFSAGGPIMWPDVEALLVVPSNAHAMFSRPLVVSRNSVITVGIDPEGSTAVLTCDGLRHIELPRGARVRVVAGRVPVRLARLWDGPFTDRLVHKFALPVKSWRERDRHQPR
- the recN gene encoding DNA repair protein RecN, encoding MLAEMRIQGLGVIEDALLELHPGFTVVTGETGAGKTMVVTGLHLLSGGRAEVSKVRVGAGKALVEGRFEGVTGKVALDIVGDAGAEVEDGGGVIALRSVASDGRSRAHLGGRSVPVGVLGDLSEQLLAVHGQNDQLRLLRPAEQRAVIDRFAGDAVAAPLEQYRAVREEWQAVVAELNDRTTRSRELAQQADMLRLGLTEISSVEPTPGEDTELTEQIKRLSAIDELRATATEAHHAVSGAQDGDLEAPGALGLVGEAQRRLAGAEDQVLRDMEPRLAEAAVLLADVGTELGSYLESLEADPARLEQSLARQADLKKLIRKYAADIDGVLAWAEDARERLSTMDTSEEALAELAARRDELAKQLGEHAARLSAARKVAAGELAGEITAELAGLAMGQAQIEVTVGVREVDESDPHALTVDGRKVHAGPDGVDEVELLLRAHKGAPPLPVHKAASGGELSRVMLAIEVVLAHADTVQTLVFDEVDAGVGGRAAVEIGRRLARLATSHQVLVVTHLPQVAAFADRHLVVDKGMSDGITRSGVKVLQQSERVLELARMLAGMDDTETGRAHAEELLAAADADKYSFSRLPRDGRKGSKKKRTK
- the steA gene encoding putative cytokinetic ring protein SteA, which translates into the protein MKLTGLLSRNDETRPGVTGVARVDRRTRELLRRISPGDIAVLDQLDLDRATADALVRAEVAGVVNASPSISGRFPNLGPEILLAAGIPLIDSAGGSVLRNVKDGSKLRLHEDSVYLGERKVASGTRQTRESVADQMIEAKAGMSTQLEAFSANTIEFLRRERTLILDGVGVPELRLSLRDRHVLVVAAGNGHAEDLKKLKKYIGEHRPVLVGVDGGADTLIAQGHTPDVIVGDPLGIEAETLKCGAEVVVPAQPDGHAPGVARIQDLGIGAVTFPASGNAEDLALLLADAHEASLVVTVGFQATLREFLDHGRSGSNPSTFLTRLKLGTKLVDGKAVATLHRGRVSGGMILFLVLAALAVVAAALLVSDAGEVYLDWIADTWRSFTNWVKGLFT